Sequence from the Estrella lausannensis genome:
AATTTTTTCAATGCTCATGTTCGGCGCTATCCTTACCCAGTTCTGCTTTCAGTAAAAATGTGTTGGTTGCCGCATACTCTTCACCGGGCAGTAATCCCGACTTGATTTCGACCATGTCCTGATCACTCTCTCCCGTTTCCACGATACGCCTCTCGAATCCTTCCGGTTTGGCGACAAAAACAAATTCCTTTCCTTCTCCGCTTTGTACAGCACTTTTTGGAACAGTGATGGGGAAGGGCCGCTCTTCAGAGGGAATATTGACTTTCACAAAAACTCCGGGCCGGAAGAGGCCGTCTGCATTGTCCAGCTCGGCGATGGCGGTCGCTGTGATGGTATCTTCGTCGATGATCGGGCTGACATAGATCAGTCTGGCCTTGGCCCCTTTGTTTTCGAAGGGTATCACGATATCGACCCTCTGCCCCTCTTTTACCCGGTAGAGATCTTTGGGATAGATTCCGATCTCGACCCACACATGGCTTAAGTCTGCCACCTCATAGATCGTGGTCGTGTTTTCGATAAATTCTCCCTTGGTGATATGACGCAAGATGATGGTGCCGTCGATCGGTGAGCGAATATGGTAGAGTCTGAGCTGCGGTTCATCTTGCTTGGTTAAAAGGGAGATCTCCTCTCTATCAAGTCCAAATGCCTGCAGCTTCTCGGCGGCAAGTTGCAAGTTGAGGAGAGACTCTTCATACGCATTTTTCGAGCTGAGGAAGTCTTGACCGGCGGAGATCCTTTCTTTATAGAGCCGAGTTTCCCTCTCAAGCGCCGAGGCGGTGAGTTTTTCTTTGCTGAGAGCGGTAAGATAGGCGGCTTTGGTATCGGCCATCTCCCGGCTCTCCAAGACAGCGATGACTTCATCGGCTTTCACTTTGTCGCCGATGTTCATGGAAGCTTGCCTGGCAATGCCGGATATTTTGGGGATGATATGCGCCAGACGGTCGGGTTGGATGATGATTTTTCCACGTGCAGTGATGAGGGACTGGAGTGTACCCGGGCCCGCGCGCTTCACTTGAATTTTAAGTTTTTCAAGCTGCTCTTCTGTGAAGCTGACTAAATTTTCTTCTTCGTCGTGATCATGGTGATGATCTTCATCGTGGTCGTGATGCATGTGTTCATGAGATATTGCTCTCTCTTCGCCTGAGGAGGGGGAGAAGCCGACCAGTGTATTGAATTCATCCACATTTCGAGAATAGATGATTAAAAGGGTCGTGGCGGCTCCTACCAAGGCGGCAAGTCCGTATGAAAGCACGATTTTTGGGGACATATCCTAATCCGTCATACTGTTTAAATAGTCGATATCTGCTTGCCTTGTGTGATAGTTGACAAGCGATTGAATGTACCTTTCTTTCACGCCGAACAGTGTCCTTTCTGCATCCAGGACATCCAGATACTCAAATTTTCCTTCCTGATACCCTTTTTGAGCGAGCTCAAAGGATTTCGTGGCGGACGGCAGCGAGCGCTCCTTTATGCGTTTTGCCTCCAGATATGCCCGAGTGGCATCCTCGTGGGAAATCGACAGTCTCGATTCGAGCACAAGCCAAAGCTGCCTTCCTAAGTCGCCCGTCTTCAACATTTCATAGTAGGCGCTTTTGACATTCCCCTGGTTTTGATCGAACAGCGGAATCGGTATCGAGATGCCTGCCATCAGGCCGCGGTTACTCTCTTCGTAGTTTGCTTTATAGCCTATCTCAACAG
This genomic interval carries:
- a CDS encoding efflux RND transporter periplasmic adaptor subunit, which produces MSPKIVLSYGLAALVGAATTLLIIYSRNVDEFNTLVGFSPSSGEERAISHEHMHHDHDEDHHHDHDEEENLVSFTEEQLEKLKIQVKRAGPGTLQSLITARGKIIIQPDRLAHIIPKISGIARQASMNIGDKVKADEVIAVLESREMADTKAAYLTALSKEKLTASALERETRLYKERISAGQDFLSSKNAYEESLLNLQLAAEKLQAFGLDREEISLLTKQDEPQLRLYHIRSPIDGTIILRHITKGEFIENTTTIYEVADLSHVWVEIGIYPKDLYRVKEGQRVDIVIPFENKGAKARLIYVSPIIDEDTITATAIAELDNADGLFRPGVFVKVNIPSEERPFPITVPKSAVQSGEGKEFVFVAKPEGFERRIVETGESDQDMVEIKSGLLPGEEYAATNTFLLKAELGKDSAEHEH